The window GCGGCGGCCCACCGCAGCCAGCCGTCCTGCCCGTCGTCCGCCAGCAGCATCCACACGAAGAGGGGGGCGAGCAGGATGCGCACCACCGTGATCGCGTTGGGCAGGTTCCAGTTGCTCACGCGCGGGGATCCGCCGTCCGCCGCTGCGGGCGGGGGCGTTTCGGGCACCGACATGCGGTCTACTCCCTGTCGGTCAGCTGCCAGGCGTCCTCGTCGGAGTCGCCCTCGACCTCAGGATAGCCCGCGGTCATCTCCGCCACAGGATCGACTCCGTAGCGGTCGTGGTCGTCGTCCTCGTAGCCGGAGGCGGGGCCCGGCACCGCGCCGACGGCTCCGCCGGCGACAGCTCCGCCCGCGACCGACGAAGCGGCCGCAGAAGCGCTGGACGTGGCACCCGACGGAGCAGCGGACGCCTGCGCCGGCGGCTCCTCGCCGCGCAGCCGGGCGAGCACCTGCGGCAGCTGCTCGGCGGTCACCAGCACATCCCGGGCCTTCGACCCCTCGGACGGGCCCACGATCTCCCGCGACTCGAGCAGGTCCATCAGGCGGCCCGCCTTGGCGAAGCCGACGCGGAGCTTGCGCTGCAGCATGGACGTGGACCCGAACTGCGACGACACGACGAGCTCTGCCGCGGCGAGCAGCAGCTCCAGGTCGTCGCCGATGTCGGAGTCGATCTGCTTCTTCTCCGCTCCGGCGGTGACGTCCTGCCGGTACTCGGGCCGGGCCTGGCGGGTGACGTGCTCGACGACCTTCTGGATCTCCTCCTCGTTCACCCACGCGCCCTGCACGCGCACGGCCTTGGAGGCGCCCATCGGGAGGAACAGGGCGTCACCCTGCCCGATCAGCTTGTCGGCGCCGGGCTGGTCGAGGATGACCCGCGAGTCGGTGACGCTCGTAACGGCGAACGCAAGGCGCGAAGGCACGTTGGCCTTGATGAGGCCGGTGACGACGTCGACCGACGGCCGCTGCGTCGCGAGCACGAGGTGGATGCCGGATGCGCGTGCGAGCTGCGTGATGCGCACGATCGAGTCCTCGACGTCGCGCGGGGCGACCATCATCAGGTCGGCGAGCTCGTCCACCACGACCAGCAGGTACGGGTAGGGCTTTAGCTTCCGCTCGCTGCCGGCCGGGAGGACGATCTCGTCGTTGACGACGGCGCGGTTGAAGTCGTCGATGTGGCGGAAGCCGAAGCTCGCCAGGTCGTCGTACCTCATGTCCATCTCCTTCACGACCCACTGCAAGGCCTCCGCGGCCTTCTTCGGGTTCGTGATGATGGGGGTGATCAGGTGCGGGACGCCGCCGTAGATCGTCAGCTCCACGCGCTTCGGGTCGATGAGCACCATCCGCACCTCGGACGGCTTCGCCCGCATGAGGACGCTCGTGATCATCGAGTTCACGAAGCTGGACTTTCCGGAGCCGGTCGAGCCGGCCACCAGGAGGTGCGGCATCTTGGCGAGGTTGGCGACGACGTAGCCGCCACCGACGTCTTTGCCGACGCCGATGGTCATCGGGTGGACGCTCTTGGTGGCCGCCGGCGAGCGGAGCACGTCGCCGAGGGAGACGATCTCGCGATCCGTGTTCGGGATCTCGACGCCGATGGCGCTCTTGCCCGGGATGGGCGACAGGATGCGGACTTCGTTGCTCGCGACCGCGTACGACAGGTTCTTGCTGAGCGCCGTCACGCGCTCGACCTTCACGCCCGGTCCGAGCTCGATCTCGTACTGGGTCACTGTCGGGCCGCGCGAGTAGCCCGTCACCTTCGCATCCACACCGAACTGGGTGAGCACCTCGGTGATGGCGGCGACGATCTCGTCGTTGGCGCCCGAGCGGGTCTTCGCGGGGGTTCCCGCCGACAGCATGGATGCGGACGGCAGGTTGTAGGGCGCGGCGGGCTGCGGAAGGGCCGGGGCCGCCGCCTCCTCGTCGAAATCGTCGGCGCCGGCCTGGAAGCCGGGCAGCACCGCACCGGCGCCGGGGACGCCCGGCGAGGGCAGCGGTGCGACGGCGGTCGGCGGCTGCTCCCCGGTGAAGCGCTGCAGCGCATCCTCGGCGTGGGCGAGCTCGCTGAGCACCTCGGTGTTGTAGTGGTCGCTCGACGGGTCGGGCTCGAGGGGCGTGGCGAACTCGCCCTTGCCGCGCTGCGGCGTGCCGAACACGTCGGTGAGGCCGTCGGCCGCGGGGTCGAACTCCGGGTCCTCTTCGCGCTGGGACTTGTTGCGCCGCCACCAGGGCAGATTCCCCTGGGCCTCCGGCTCGTCGTCATCGAGGCCGTCGAGCTCCACCTGCTTGGAGGTGTTCTCCTTGGCGGCTGCCTTGGCCTCCTGGCGCTCCTCCTCCGTCGGCAGCTGCGCGCCGAAGAGATAGGCGTACAGCTCCCGGATGCGGGCGGGGAGCTTGTTCGGCGGGGTCTTCGTGATGATGAACAGGCTCAGGATGAGGAGCAGGATCACCACGGCGCCCGCGCCGTACGGCGTGATCACCAGCGAGAGCGGCGCGGCGATGAGCCACCCCAGCACGCCGCCCGCTTGTGCGAGGGCCGCCATCCCGTCACTCGGCGACGGATGCGGACTGAACAGGTGGCACAGCCCGGAGACCATGAGCAGCAGGATGCTGAGGCCGATGCCGATGCGCGTGTTGTCGTGGACCGAGCTGGGATGGCGGAAGAGCCAGGCGGCGAACAGCACCATCACGACGGGCAGCGCGAACGCCACCCGGCCGAACAGGCCGCCGAAGGTCCAGGCGTCGAGCGTGCGGGCGACCTGGTCGTTGATGAGGAACCACTCGACGACCGCACCGGCGATCGCGAGCAGGACCAGGAAGAACGGGAAGCCGTCGCGCCGCTCCTCCTTGCTCAGCTTCTCGGGACCGAGGGCGCGGAAGGCGGCGCCGGTCAGGTGGGCGAGCCCCATCCAGGCGCGGATGAGCGGGCTCGGACCGGCGTCGGCCGCCGGGTACGCGACCGTCTTCTGCTGCGCGGTCTTCGACGCCGGCTTGCGCGCGGTCGATCCGCCGCGGCCGGAGTTCCGGGCGCGGGAACTCGACTTGGTGCTCGTGGCCATGGGCTCAACGGTACGTCGTGCCCCTGTCATCGCGCGGATCCCGCGCCTGCATGTGGAAAATCCGCTCCGTCAGCGGACTGTGCGCACCATCGTGTCGGAGCGCTCCCCCGCGGCCACCGTCACGAACCCCTCGCTGACGTAGAGCCGCTGCGCGAAGTTCTCGCGCTCGACGCTCAGGCTCAGCCGGGCATGACCGCGGGCGGCCGCCTCCCGGGAGAGCTCGCGGAGCAGCGCCCGCCCGACGCCCTGCGCGCGCCACGGCGGGTAGACGCCCAGGGTCAGCTCGGGCACCCCGGGCGCCACGAATCCGTAGCCCGGCCGGTCGGCGGGGAACAGCCGCGCCCAGCACGCACCGACCGCCACTCCCCGGGCGTCCTCGGCCACACAGCCGAAGTCGCCGGGACGCTGCCAGCCGGCGATGTAGTGCAGGACGGTCGGGTCCTCCATCACCGTGACCCGCGTGCGGGAGCGCACCGGGTTCCAGTTGGCGGCCTCGACCAGCATGTCCGCCAGCACGCGGGCATCCTGGCCGACGGCCGGGCGGATGCGGAACGCGTTCATGCACGAACGCTACGCGCCTCCGTGTTTCCGGCGGGTTACGTCCGGCCGGACGCCCGCAGCGCCCGCTACGCCTCGATGACGAGCGGCACGATCATCGGACGGCGGCGGTAGCTGGTGTTCACCCAGCGGCCGACGGTGCGGCGCACGACCTGTGACAGCGCGTGCGAGTCGCGGACGCCGTTGTGCGCGGCCTCCGCGAGCGCGGCGGCGATCTTCGGCTTGACGTCGTCGAACACCGCGTCGTCCTCCGCGAAGCCGCGCGCGTGCACCTCGGGCCCGGTGACGATGCGCCCGGAGGCCGCCTCGACGACGACGATGATGGAGATGAAGCCCTCTTCGCCGAGGATCCGGCGGTCCTTGAGGTCGGCGTCCGTGATCTCGCCGACGCTGGAGCCGTCGACGTAGACGAAGCCGAGGTCGAGCTGGCCGACCACGCGGGCGACGCCGTCGCGGAGGTCGACGACCGAGCCGTCCTCGGCGAGGATCGTGTTCTCCTCCGGCACGCCGGTGTCCATGGCGAGCCGGGCGTTGGCGACCAGATGACGGTACTCGCCGTGCACCGGCATCACGTTGCGCGGCTTCAGGATGTTGTAGCAGTAGAGCAGCTCGCCCGCGGCCGCGTGGCCGGAGACGTGCACCTTGGCGTTGCCCTTGTGCACCACGTTGGCGCCGAGCTTGGTCAGGCCGTCGATGACGCGGTACACCGCGTTCTCGTTGCCCGGGATCAGGCTGGAGGCGAGGATGACGGTGTCGCCGTGGCCGACCTCGATCTGGTGGTCGAGGTTCGCCATGCGCGCCAGGACGGCCATCGGCTCGCCCTGCGAGCCCGTCGACATGTAGACGATCTCGTCGTCCGGGAGGTCGGCCGCCTTCTTGTAGTCGATCAGGACGCCCTCCGGCACCTTGAGGTACCCGAGCTCGGCGGCGATCGTCATGTTGCGCACCATGGAGCGGCCGAGGAGTGCCACCCGGCGGCCGTTCGCGGCGGCGGCGTCGAGCACCTGCTGCACGCGGTGCACGTGGCTGGAGAAGCTCGCGACGATCACCCGGCGCGGGGCGCGGGCGATGACCGTGTCGAGCACCGGGCCGATCGAGCGCTCCAGCGGGGTGAACCCCGGAACGTCGGCGTTGGTCGAGTCGGCGAGGAAGAGGTCGACGCCCTTCTCCCCCAGCCGGGCGAACGCACGGAGGTCGGTGAGCCGGTCGTCGAGCGGCAGCTGGTCCATCTTGAAGTCGCCGGTGTGCAGCACGACGCCCGCGGGCGTGGTGATGGCGACCGCGAGCGCGTCGGGGATGGAGTGGTTGACCGCGACGAACTCGAGCGAGAACGGGCCGAGCTGCTCGACCTGTCCCTCCTTCACCGTGAAGGTGTACGGCTGGATGCGGTGCTCCTTGAGCTTCGCCTCCACGAGCGCGAGGGTCAGGCCGGAGCCGATCAGGGGGATGTCGCGCCGGAGCTTCAGCAGGTAGGGAACGGCGCCGATGTGGTCCTCGTGCCCGTGGGTGAGCACGACGCCCACCACGTCGTCGAGCCGGTCGCGGACCGGGGCGAAGTCGGGGAGGATCAGGTCGACCCCGGGCTGGTCCTGCTCGGGGAACAGCACGCCGCAGTCGACGATGAGCAGCTTGCCCTCGTATTCGAAGACGGTCATGTTGCGGCCGATCTCGCCGAGACCGCCCGTCGGGATGATGCGGAGCGTTCCTGGCTCGAGCGCGGGCGGCTCGGCGACGGGATTGGGCATGTGCCCTCCTCTTTCTGTGTTTCTGCGTGTGGGTGCGGGGCTTCGTGCTCCCGCGAATGTCTTCAGCCGCCCGCGGCGGCGGTCAGCGAGTGGTCCCGGCGATCTTCGGGAGCGCGCCGCCCGCGGCCGCGTTGCGGTCGGGACGGAAGTTCGAGAAGTCGACGCCGGGGATGTCCTTCACCAGGTCGAGCTCGTCCTCGATCTGGGCGGCCTCCCACTCCTCCGGGCCCACGAGCGGCAGTCGCACGCGCGGGCTGGAGATGCGGCCGAGGCCGTGGAGGATGTACTTGGCCGCGACGGTGCCCGGCACGTGGGTCATGACCGCGCGCACCAGCGGTTCGAGCTTCTTGTGGGCGGCGGTCGCGGTGGCGAGGTCGCCGGCGTTGACCGCGTCGACGATCTGCCGGTACGGAGTCGCCGCGATGTTTGCGGTGACCCCGATCAGGCCGCTCGCGCCGATCGACAGGTGCGGCAGCACGTTGGCGTCGTCGCCCGAGAAGTACATCAGGTCGGTCTGGTTGAGCACGCGGCTGACCTCGCTGAAGTCGCCCTTCGCGTCTTTGATGGCCAGGACATTGGGGTGCTTGGCGATGCGGAGGATGGTCTCGTAGCGGATCGGCACGCCCGTGCGGCCAGGGATGTCGTAGAGGATCACCGGCAGGTCGGTCGCGTCGGCGATCATCCGGAAGTGGGTCAGGATGCCCGCCTGCGTCGGCTTGTTGTAGTACGGGGTGACGACCATGACGCCGTCCGCCCCGGCCTTCTCGCTCTGCTGGTAGAGCTGGATGGCGTGCGCCGTCTCGTTGGAGCCGCCGCCGGTGATGATCTTGGCGCGCCCGTCGGCCACCGACTTGCCGACCTCGACCAGCCGCAGCTTCTCCGGGTCGGTCAGCGTCGACGTCTCGCCGGTGGTGCCCGTGACGACGATGCCGTCGGCGCCCGCCTGGATGACGTCGTCGATGTGCTTCTCGACCGCGGCCCAGTCCACTTCGCCGTCGGCGGTGAACGGTGTGACCAGGGCGACGAGCACCTGGCCGAACGGGTTCGCGGGGGATGACATGGCACCAGGCTATCGGTTCGCCGTCGCGGGGCGACACTTCCGCCATGTCTGTGGAAAGAGGGCGTAACTGCGTACCTGTGGGGAATCCGGCCAGCACGGGGTGACGGTGTCGGGGCCCGTCAGTAGTGTGGGTCGCGCCCGGCCGCACACGGCGGCCCGGCGTCTCGAGGAGGTCTCCATGGCAGTCACCAGCGAATCCACCACCGTCTGGAACGGCGATCTGACGAGCGGATCGGGCACGGTCACCCTCGACTCGTCCCACGCCGCCGAGCTGGCCGTCAACTGGAAGGCGCGTTCGCAGGGCGGCGCCGAGGTCACCACCCCCGAAGAGCTTCTGGGAGCCGCGCACGCAGCCTGCTTCTCCATGGCGTTCTCCAACGTGCTGGCGCAGTTCGGCAACGCGCCGGAGAGCATCCGGACGAGCGCCGCCGTCACCTTCGACCCGGCCCAGGGCATCACCGGCAGCCACCTGCGGGTCACGGCCACCGTGCCCGGCCTCTCGGAGGACGACTTCCAGCGGCTGGCCGACGAGGCCAAGAGCACCTGCCCGGTCTCGCGCGCCCTGGTCGGCATCCCGATCACCCTCGACGCGACGCTCGCCTGATCGCCGCCCGGCCATGAAGGTGCTGCTCGCCGGCGCGTCCGGCATGATCGGCGGCGAGCTGCGCGCGCAGCTCGCCGAGGCGGGTCACGAGGCGCGGCGGCTCGTCCGCCGCGAGCCGTCCGCCCCCGACGAGTTCCGCTGGGACCCGGCGGCCCGGACCGTCGACAGCGCCCTCTTCGACTGGGCGGACGGTGTGATCAACCTGTCGGGGGCCTCGCTGCAGCACCTGCCGTGGACGCGCGCGACCAAGCGCCGCATCCTCTCCTCCCGCCTGCAGGCGACCGGCACCCTCGCCGACGGGATGCGCCGCGCCGACAGCCCGCCCGCCGTCTTCGTCAGCGGTTCGGCGGTCGGCTACTACGGTGACCGGCCGGGCCAGGAGCTCACCGAGGCCGCAGGCAAGGGCCGTGGCTTCCTGTCCGACGTCGTGGACGCGTGGGAGGCGGCGGCCCGGCTCGCGCCCTCCGCGACGCGCGTCGCGCTCGCCCGGACCGGCGTCGTCGTCGGACGCGGCGGGGCGATGAAGCCGCTCCTCCCGATCGCGAAGGCGGGGCTGGCCGGTCCGCTGGGGAGCGGCCGTCAGCACTGGCCCTGGGTCAGCCTGCACGACGAGGCCGCGGCCATCGTGCACCTGCTCGGCTCCGCGCTCGAGGGGCCGGTCAACATCGCCGGACCGACACCGGCGACGGCCGGCGAGCTGGTCCGAGCGCTGGCGGAAGCGGTCCGGCGGCCGTACTTCGTCCCCGTGCCGCGGTTCGCGATCGAGCTCGCCCTGCAAGACGCCGGCAGGGAGCTGCTGCTCGCCGACCAGCTGGTCGTGCCCCGCAAGCTGCTCGACGACGGCTTCGTCTTCCGCGACGAGACCGTTCAGGATGCGATGGACCGGCTCGTGGAGGTGCGCGCGGCCTAGCGCGCCGCCTTCGCCTCCGCGCGCTCCAGCCGGATGGCCTGGCGCAGCGCCTCGCGAGCTCGTCGCCGGTCCCCCGAGGCGTCGTAGGCGAGCCCCAGCCGGAACCAGGCACGCCAGCTCTCGGGCGCAGCCTCCACCTCGGCGCGGTACTGCGGGAACTGCTCGTCCGCCGCATCCCGCAACGGCCGGCCGCTCGCCCGCGTCGGCAGGTCCTCGACCGGCAGACCGCCCTCGGCGTCGAGCCGCTTCACCAGCTGCTCGGTGCGCATCCCGAACAGCAGCTCCCGGCCGATCGCCCACGCGGCGATCACCGGCAGCACGAACAGCGCGATCCCCATCGCGACGCCGACCGGCTCCCCGGTCGCGATCAGCAGCACGGCGCGCTGGGTCACCAGCACCAGGTACACCAGGAGCAGCAGCGCCATCAGCAGCGCGGCGAGGCGGTTCCTCATCGCGTGGGGTCGGTGCCGTCGTCGCCGGCGTCGCGCACGGTCGGGCGCGGGGGCTCGCCGCTCGGCTCGGCGATACCGAGGTCGATGAGCTTGTCGAGGCCGACCGTCACCCCGGTCGCGGTCGCCGCGGCACGCAGCGCGAGCAGGATGCCGCGCTCGTACGCCTCGCCGCCGGTGGCGTCGTGGCGGATGGTCAGCTGCTCCCCCGGACCGCCGAAGATCACCTGCTGCTGGGCGCCCGCGCCGCGCATCCGGAGACTGTGGATGGGCACGCTGGCCACTTGCTGGCCGCGGGCCCGCTGGTCCGAGTGCGGCGCCTCCACCGGCCCCTTCGCGGCGCGGGCTGCTCCGATGAGCTCGGCCGTGCGGACCGCGGTGCCCGAGGGCGAGTCGACCTTGCCGGCGCCGTGCATCTCCACGATCTCGATCGAGTCGAAGAACCGCGCGGCAACGGTCGCGAACGCCGTTCCCAGAGCGGATCCCAGCGAGAAGTTCGGGATGACGACCGCGCCCCGGCCCTCGTGCTGGGCGACGCGGCGCTCCAGGTCGAGGATGCGGTCCGCCGACCAGCCGGAGGTGCCGACCAGGACGTTGAGCCCGTGGTCGACGGCGAAGGCGACGATGCCCGGGCTCACCTGCGGCAGGGTCATGTCGACCAGCACGTCGGCGCCGAGCATGTCGTCGAGGGGTGAGCGGGAGTCGAGCCGGGCCACCAGCTCCAGGTCGTCGGCCTGCTCGATCAGGCGCACCGCCACGCTTCCCAGTTTTCCAGTCGCTCCGGCGACGGCCACGCGAATGCTCACGTCCCCCAGCCTACCGTCGGGGCTGCGCCTTCACGCCGTGACCGGTGGGGCGGCTATACCCTGGGTCGATGGTGTCTTTCGCAGACGTCGCCGTCACCGACGCGACCGCCCACCGGATGCTCTCCGACTACTTCGCCGAGCGCGCCGAGACCTTCCCCTCAGTGCAGGGCGCGTACCGCACGGCCTTCCCCGACCCGGGCCAGTTCGTGGCGCCGAACGGGGTGTTCCTGCTGGCGTACGACGAGGGCGTGGAGGTCGGCTGCGGCGGCGTCCGCGAGTTGCGCGTGCCGCTCGCGGAGACCGAGGACGCCGCGCCGATCGTCCGCTACGAGATCAAGCACCTGTGGGTCGCGCCCGCCCGTCGCGGCAACGGCTACGGCCGGGCGATCCTCTCCGAGCTGGAGCAGCGGGCGCGCGGCTTCGGCGCGACCGAGGTCGTGCTCGACACCAACTCGAGCCTGGAGGCGGCCGGCGGCCTCTACCGGTCCCACGGTTATGAGAGCATCCAGCCCTACAACGACAATCCGAACGCGACCGACTGGTTCCGCAAGCGGCTCGCGTAGCGCCGCGCGGCCATTCCGGGCCTAGACCGGCTGGAGCTCCGGCAGTCCGGTGCGCAGCTCGACGGGCAGGTGCCCGAGGTCGTTGTGCACGACGAGCACCGGGGGCTTCGCCGAGCGCACGCGGATGATCGTGAGACCGCAATTGGCCTGATTGAGACCCAGCCAGCGCCAGTCCGGGGCGTCGAAGACGTGCCGAACGAACCATCCGATCACGAAGTTGTGCGTCACCAGCAGGTCGTGCCGGTCGCCCATCGCCGGGGTGAGGAACTCGTGGACGGCGTCGTCCATCTGCGCCCGCCCGGCCTCGATCTCGGCCTCGGTGACCGGACCGAAGAACGACTCGAACGCCTTCGGCATGTCCGGCGTCGGCCCCGACGGGATGCAGTCGAACAGCAGGCTGGACGGCTGCGGCTCGAGCGCGGGCATCCGCTCCGCCATGATCGCGGCCGTCTCGGCCGCGCGGTTCAGCGGCGAGTGGTACATCGAGGTGAACGGGATGCCGCTGAGCCGCTCGGCGATGAGCTGCGCCTGGCGCTTGCCGCGCGGCGAGAGCGGGCCGTCCGGCAGGCCGTGCTCGGCATCCTGCTGCTCGCCGTGGCGCACGAGGTAGAGGTAGTGGGGCACGGATGGGACCTTTCGGAAGACGGAACAGAAGGGGGCGGCTCAGGGAGCGAGACCGGCGAACACGTCGTCGGTCACGCTCCCGACCGCGGCGACGGAGACCGGCCGTCCCGCCAGGTCGGCGGCGAGGTCGCGCACATCGTCGGCGGTGACGAGGTGCAGGCGGCGGAGGCTCTCATCCAGGTCGGCGAACTCGCCCAGGGTGATCTCGGCCCGGCCGAGCCGGGACATGCGGGTGTCGGAGTCCTCCAGCGCGAGCGCGGCGCCCCCGGACAGCTGGCCGACCGCGCGGCGCAGCTCGTCGGGCGTCACACCGTCGGAGGCGAGGCGGCGAAGTTCGTCGAGCATCAGCTCGGTGACCTGGCGCGCCTTCGCGGGGGCGCATCCGGCATACAGGCCGAAGACGCCGGCGTCGGAGTAGGAGCCGGAGAACGAGTAGACGGCGTAGGCGAGGCCGCGACGCTCGCGCACCTCCTGGAACAGCCGGCTCGACATCCCGCCGCCCAGCACCGAGTTGAGCACGCTCATCGTGGTGCGGCGCTCGTCGGTCGCGATGATGCCGGGCATCCCGACGAAGAGGTTGGCCTGCTCGGTCGGACGCTGCACGGTCACGATCGCGCTGCCGCGCGTGATCTCGGCGGCGCCGCCTGCGCGGCGGTCCACCGGCTGCGCGGCGAGGTCGAGATCCCAGCCGGCGGAGACGAGGGCCTTCTCGACACCCGCGACCAGGAGGTCGTGGTCGACGGCTCCCGCGGCGGTGACCACCAGATCCTGAGGCCGGTAGTTGGCGCGGTAGTGCTCCCAGACCCCGTCGCGCGTCGCGGCGTGGATGGTGTCGGGGCGGCCGCCGATCGGCCGGCCGAGGGGATGCGCTCCGAGCACGGCCTGGAACATCCGCTCGTTCGCGACGTCGCCCGGGTCGTCCTCCGCCATCGAGAGCTCTTCGAGGATAACGCCGCGCTCGT is drawn from Leifsonia shinshuensis and contains these coding sequences:
- the dapA gene encoding 4-hydroxy-tetrahydrodipicolinate synthase, coding for MSSPANPFGQVLVALVTPFTADGEVDWAAVEKHIDDVIQAGADGIVVTGTTGETSTLTDPEKLRLVEVGKSVADGRAKIITGGGSNETAHAIQLYQQSEKAGADGVMVVTPYYNKPTQAGILTHFRMIADATDLPVILYDIPGRTGVPIRYETILRIAKHPNVLAIKDAKGDFSEVSRVLNQTDLMYFSGDDANVLPHLSIGASGLIGVTANIAATPYRQIVDAVNAGDLATATAAHKKLEPLVRAVMTHVPGTVAAKYILHGLGRISSPRVRLPLVGPEEWEAAQIEDELDLVKDIPGVDFSNFRPDRNAAAGGALPKIAGTTR
- a CDS encoding tetratricopeptide repeat protein, whose translation is MRNRLAALLMALLLLVYLVLVTQRAVLLIATGEPVGVAMGIALFVLPVIAAWAIGRELLFGMRTEQLVKRLDAEGGLPVEDLPTRASGRPLRDAADEQFPQYRAEVEAAPESWRAWFRLGLAYDASGDRRRAREALRQAIRLERAEAKAAR
- a CDS encoding TIGR01777 family oxidoreductase; amino-acid sequence: MKVLLAGASGMIGGELRAQLAEAGHEARRLVRREPSAPDEFRWDPAARTVDSALFDWADGVINLSGASLQHLPWTRATKRRILSSRLQATGTLADGMRRADSPPAVFVSGSAVGYYGDRPGQELTEAAGKGRGFLSDVVDAWEAAARLAPSATRVALARTGVVVGRGGAMKPLLPIAKAGLAGPLGSGRQHWPWVSLHDEAAAIVHLLGSALEGPVNIAGPTPATAGELVRALAEAVRRPYFVPVPRFAIELALQDAGRELLLADQLVVPRKLLDDGFVFRDETVQDAMDRLVEVRAA
- a CDS encoding DNA translocase FtsK; protein product: MATSTKSSSRARNSGRGGSTARKPASKTAQQKTVAYPAADAGPSPLIRAWMGLAHLTGAAFRALGPEKLSKEERRDGFPFFLVLLAIAGAVVEWFLINDQVARTLDAWTFGGLFGRVAFALPVVMVLFAAWLFRHPSSVHDNTRIGIGLSILLLMVSGLCHLFSPHPSPSDGMAALAQAGGVLGWLIAAPLSLVITPYGAGAVVILLLILSLFIITKTPPNKLPARIRELYAYLFGAQLPTEEERQEAKAAAKENTSKQVELDGLDDDEPEAQGNLPWWRRNKSQREEDPEFDPAADGLTDVFGTPQRGKGEFATPLEPDPSSDHYNTEVLSELAHAEDALQRFTGEQPPTAVAPLPSPGVPGAGAVLPGFQAGADDFDEEAAAPALPQPAAPYNLPSASMLSAGTPAKTRSGANDEIVAAITEVLTQFGVDAKVTGYSRGPTVTQYEIELGPGVKVERVTALSKNLSYAVASNEVRILSPIPGKSAIGVEIPNTDREIVSLGDVLRSPAATKSVHPMTIGVGKDVGGGYVVANLAKMPHLLVAGSTGSGKSSFVNSMITSVLMRAKPSEVRMVLIDPKRVELTIYGGVPHLITPIITNPKKAAEALQWVVKEMDMRYDDLASFGFRHIDDFNRAVVNDEIVLPAGSERKLKPYPYLLVVVDELADLMMVAPRDVEDSIVRITQLARASGIHLVLATQRPSVDVVTGLIKANVPSRLAFAVTSVTDSRVILDQPGADKLIGQGDALFLPMGASKAVRVQGAWVNEEEIQKVVEHVTRQARPEYRQDVTAGAEKKQIDSDIGDDLELLLAAAELVVSSQFGSTSMLQRKLRVGFAKAGRLMDLLESREIVGPSEGSKARDVLVTAEQLPQVLARLRGEEPPAQASAAPSGATSSASAAASSVAGGAVAGGAVGAVPGPASGYEDDDHDRYGVDPVAEMTAGYPEVEGDSDEDAWQLTDRE
- a CDS encoding GNAT family N-acetyltransferase; the protein is MNAFRIRPAVGQDARVLADMLVEAANWNPVRSRTRVTVMEDPTVLHYIAGWQRPGDFGCVAEDARGVAVGACWARLFPADRPGYGFVAPGVPELTLGVYPPWRAQGVGRALLRELSREAAARGHARLSLSVERENFAQRLYVSEGFVTVAAGERSDTMVRTVR
- a CDS encoding pitrilysin family protein; translation: MNSAVDLPLGVADLTFAASGEALVRRTILPSGVRILSEQVPGARSATLGYWVAVGSRDETDGTPGHPGSLGSTHFLEHLLFKGTRTRTALDIAVSFDSVGGEHNAMTAKEYTCYYAKVQDRDLAMAVEVIGDMLTSSVLDPAEFENERGVILEELSMAEDDPGDVANERMFQAVLGAHPLGRPIGGRPDTIHAATRDGVWEHYRANYRPQDLVVTAAGAVDHDLLVAGVEKALVSAGWDLDLAAQPVDRRAGGAAEITRGSAIVTVQRPTEQANLFVGMPGIIATDERRTTMSVLNSVLGGGMSSRLFQEVRERRGLAYAVYSFSGSYSDAGVFGLYAGCAPAKARQVTELMLDELRRLASDGVTPDELRRAVGQLSGGAALALEDSDTRMSRLGRAEITLGEFADLDESLRRLHLVTADDVRDLAADLAGRPVSVAAVGSVTDDVFAGLAP
- a CDS encoding GNAT family N-acetyltransferase, with amino-acid sequence MVSFADVAVTDATAHRMLSDYFAERAETFPSVQGAYRTAFPDPGQFVAPNGVFLLAYDEGVEVGCGGVRELRVPLAETEDAAPIVRYEIKHLWVAPARRGNGYGRAILSELEQRARGFGATEVVLDTNSSLEAAGGLYRSHGYESIQPYNDNPNATDWFRKRLA
- a CDS encoding histidine phosphatase family protein; amino-acid sequence: MPHYLYLVRHGEQQDAEHGLPDGPLSPRGKRQAQLIAERLSGIPFTSMYHSPLNRAAETAAIMAERMPALEPQPSSLLFDCIPSGPTPDMPKAFESFFGPVTEAEIEAGRAQMDDAVHEFLTPAMGDRHDLLVTHNFVIGWFVRHVFDAPDWRWLGLNQANCGLTIIRVRSAKPPVLVVHNDLGHLPVELRTGLPELQPV
- the dapB gene encoding 4-hydroxy-tetrahydrodipicolinate reductase; translated protein: MSIRVAVAGATGKLGSVAVRLIEQADDLELVARLDSRSPLDDMLGADVLVDMTLPQVSPGIVAFAVDHGLNVLVGTSGWSADRILDLERRVAQHEGRGAVVIPNFSLGSALGTAFATVAARFFDSIEIVEMHGAGKVDSPSGTAVRTAELIGAARAAKGPVEAPHSDQRARGQQVASVPIHSLRMRGAGAQQQVIFGGPGEQLTIRHDATGGEAYERGILLALRAAATATGVTVGLDKLIDLGIAEPSGEPPRPTVRDAGDDGTDPTR
- a CDS encoding ribonuclease J: MPNPVAEPPALEPGTLRIIPTGGLGEIGRNMTVFEYEGKLLIVDCGVLFPEQDQPGVDLILPDFAPVRDRLDDVVGVVLTHGHEDHIGAVPYLLKLRRDIPLIGSGLTLALVEAKLKEHRIQPYTFTVKEGQVEQLGPFSLEFVAVNHSIPDALAVAITTPAGVVLHTGDFKMDQLPLDDRLTDLRAFARLGEKGVDLFLADSTNADVPGFTPLERSIGPVLDTVIARAPRRVIVASFSSHVHRVQQVLDAAAANGRRVALLGRSMVRNMTIAAELGYLKVPEGVLIDYKKAADLPDDEIVYMSTGSQGEPMAVLARMANLDHQIEVGHGDTVILASSLIPGNENAVYRVIDGLTKLGANVVHKGNAKVHVSGHAAAGELLYCYNILKPRNVMPVHGEYRHLVANARLAMDTGVPEENTILAEDGSVVDLRDGVARVVGQLDLGFVYVDGSSVGEITDADLKDRRILGEEGFISIIVVVEAASGRIVTGPEVHARGFAEDDAVFDDVKPKIAAALAEAAHNGVRDSHALSQVVRRTVGRWVNTSYRRRPMIVPLVIEA
- a CDS encoding OsmC family peroxiredoxin; translation: MAVTSESTTVWNGDLTSGSGTVTLDSSHAAELAVNWKARSQGGAEVTTPEELLGAAHAACFSMAFSNVLAQFGNAPESIRTSAAVTFDPAQGITGSHLRVTATVPGLSEDDFQRLADEAKSTCPVSRALVGIPITLDATLA